TACCTTCGGAATTGCACCCAGATGTTAACAAAGCCCGCTGGTAGGCTAAAACTTCATCCCGCGAAGCATAGAAACGCACAGAGCGATCGACTACGCCACCAATCCTAAGTAAAGTGGCTTTGAGCGACTTTTGATTGTAAGTAGCAGGTTTAAAAGCTTTCTGTACTTCACTCCAAACACTCGCTGGATGAATGGCTACCCACCGGACGCCATCTTCATCGGTAAACAGGCGCTTATCCCAACTACCAACTTCGTCTTTTCCTTCTAACGCCTGAATACAGCGAATAAAGTCAGCTAGAGGATCGCCGTTATTTTCTTCATCATTTTCGATCGGTGTCAGGTTTTCCAGTACCCAAGTTCGAGGCTGTTCGTTTCCTCCGACCAGTTCAATTACCTTTTCGGCATAATAGACGATCAGCGCTAGATTCCAAGCAATGCGTTCGTGTGCTAAGGGCAACCGCGCTAAAAATTCATTGCCAATAGCATTAATTTCTTTGGGGTGATAGCCGATACCAATTAATGTAGAAAAGGAACCGGACGCTAATTTCATCGCTTCCTTAAGCAAAGGAATTGCTATTGCGTTACCACCTGGGTAAAATGGAACTCTGGCAAAGCGAGTGAAAGCCGCGTCGTGTTCGCCGCCGATCATGTGGTTGCTAGTAAAACCTATAGGACTGTGGGGTGTTTGACGATTTCCCCTCACAACGCGCGGTTTCGCATTGTACATCGCTTTACAGAATTCATCTAGTTCTCTGGCGCTGTCCCCGTTACGTGGGGGGTCATCCCAAACTACTGGTAAACTGCCCGTTTTACTGAGATGTTCGTAGACGGCGGAGATGGTGACTTTGCTGATCGTTCCCAGAGATGCCCAATTTGTCCCAACTAAAGAAAGCGCCGCTTCTAGTGCAACCGTTTTTCCAGTACCAATAGCACCGTAAGCATTCAGAATGGGGAAGCGTCCTTCTTTATTTAAGATGTTTTGAAAATGAAGTCCAGCAATTACCCAACCGCAACAAAGTAGAAATTGATTGATATTGTCTAGACCAAATACGATTCTTGCTGCTTCAATTAAATGTTTTAAACCTTGAATTTCACTATTGTCTGCCAAAGTTGGGCAGGGAATGAAATCTTCTTTTCCTAATGCTGGGTCGAATACTGTTGAGCTATCGTTCTCAGTTGTTGGTTTACCATCTGGGGTAAACTGAGTGTTGGCAAATACCCACAAGCCATTTTCTTGTTGTCCGTAGCGATCGATGGAACGAAAGATTTGGCCCTCTCGATGGCGGCGGTACACGGTTTGTTTGGCAGCAATTAAGGTATTGAGTTCCCATTTAGTTAAAGAAACTACAACAACGAATCCTAAAGCTTTAGAAAGAGCAATGGTGAATTTATCGGGGGATGCTAAGTCAGTAGCTTTCACCAGCACTCGGTACTGCGTTTGTTCCCATTCTGGTTTCAGCTGAAGTACGAAACCACCACCTTCCTCTGAGGTGAGTTCGCGCTCGATGGCGAAATCGAAATTACAGCGAGGTTGCCAAGCTACATCGCCATCTTTGTTAGCTTTCCAGTATCCTATAGTTCCCAAGTAACTTTGCGGTTCGTTCCAATCAACTGTTGAGGGTTCTTCAAATTGCTTTTCCCAGAGGCCGATGGGGGTGCATTTGCCAATTACTTCTAGGATAAATTTAGTAGCACCGTGATTCTGGATGTAGTCATCGGCTCCTTTGTTACCGTTGGGATAGCTATCATCACACTGCCACAAACCCGTCGCGTTGTACAGAGGGACTTTAAAGGCTTTTAGCTGGTGAGCTAGTTTGCGCTGTCCCCAGCGTACACCGGGTTTAGTGGCAGCATCCGCATCGAAACAGAAGATGAAACCGAAACCGACTTTGGCGAGTTCCTCTAGTGTGGGAACCAAGTAGCGCTTTCTCTGGGGGTCTTCCTTACTACTGGTTAATCCCATCTCGACACCCAGTAAGATGACGGTAGCGATTCCGGCGGCGTTCATCGCCATCCCGGTGAAAACGCCTTCTGTGATGGCTAAACAGGGATGTCCGTCTATTTTATAAGCTTTTTGCTTGAGTGCTTCTAGATCGCTCCAGAAACGGGGGTCATCTGGATGGTGCAGCAGGATGGCGTCGTAGTCACCCAGAGGCGAGCGATACTTGGGAGCTTTCTTTGTTTTATCGTCTCGCCAGGGTTTATCGGGTTTGAATTGAATTTGAATGCCTACCCCTTCGAGTAGTATCCCGTCAGATTTGGCTGTGTAACCGAGTCGGGATGAGGCTTCCTGGGCACAGATAGAACGACAATTGGCAACTGCCCAATTTAGAGGTAGCCCGCGCCGAGAGATTTCTTCGATATGGCGGGGGGTGAGGCTCTCACAGGTGCTTTTATGGTCAGATTCCATGTTCACACCTTCTTAGCTACGCTGTTGGTGTAGGCGGCGATCTGGGAATCATTGTGGAGAATTAACCTCTGATATTCAGCCAGTCGGGAAATGCTTGATGACATGGTTTGATGATTTTGCGCGTCATGGCGCACAAATTAGGAAAGATTTGCGCTTATCCCAACAACTCACTATAGCTAGGGCAAGCAAGTTAATTGGGATTCTTTCTTTTATACCAGTGGCCAAATTTGAACTAAGGCTTTTAATTAATAAGATTAGGCTGTAATCAGGCTCAGTAATATAAAGCTGAAAAATAACTAACGCAAGCATTTCAGCGATTACCGATCGAAAGTGCGGTACCGGGGGGTCGGGATTTTGGTACCGGGGGGTCGGGATTTTGGTACCAGGGGGTCGGGATTTTGGTACCAGGGGGTCGGGAAAGTCTGTAATCAAGCTCAAACTGAGTCAAGACAAGTGTTAGAGTATGAAAAAGCTTGATTGCAGCTTTGTAATCAAAGAAGCATAGGCTATATCAGAAAGCTTAAGGCTGATACCGCTCAACGAAACTTACTCAAACCTACTCACAGGCGGAAAGTCCAGTCATTCGTAGTGGGTCAAGCACCACAGGGTTAAACGGCAAACCCTTTATTCCTTGGTCTAAGACATCAGGAATTACTTTTCTGGTAATATTAAATGACCCATTCACATCAGCATTTAATAACCTACCATTGGCTGTTTTATACAATCCTCTCGCTATTCTACGTCCCTGAAACACGGGTTTTTTTGCCCCATATTTAGGTAGCTCATCCCCATCGATAGCACTGGCCACAGATGTATAAGCTTCTTCTGTGATGACTACGAGTATTCCTTTCAATTGAGCTTTATACCTCAACATTTCGATTAACCTATAATGCGGAATGTTCACAAATTGTTGATTATTCCTTTGGCCTAAGTTAATTGATTGTTTCCAGGCCGGATTATGCCCAATTACGATGATTCCTATTTGATGCTGTCTACACCAATCTATGACTCTTCTGCTGGCTGTATGAAGATAATTTTCTACTCTACAGTTGCGTTTATGCGTGAGATTTTTTAATCTCTGAGATTGGGTTTGATTATGCTGGAGTTTGAGATGGGATTGTAAACAGGAACGTTGTTTATTGTAAAAGGTATTAATCGCTTTTAGTGGTCTGCCTTTAATCAAAAGAGGTTTGACGCCTTTTTGATTGGTAGTTACAGCCATTAAGTTATTAACTCCTAAGTCTATACCTGCTATTTGTTGATGATTGGTTGTCTCCTCTACTTGTTCATAAACTATTTCGATGACATAACAACTACTTTTCGGTACAATCCTGGCTTCGATTATTTCATCAGCTGATGTGGGAATTTGGATTCCACTCATCGAGAGCTGACAAATTCCTTTTTTTAAGGCTTTTTTCGAGATTGATTCGTGAGGATAGGGGAGAATATTGCGCCCTTTGGTTTTATGTTTATATCCAGGTATTTTGGGTTTACCTAAGAATTTTTCTGGATGTTTCTGCCAAGCTTTTACAGCTTGAATATAACTTGTCCAGGCTGAATCTAATCGACGGATGATTTGCTTACTAACTTTTGTTGGTAAGGCTTTGTAGTCTAGGGTTTGGGACAGGAGGTGGTAAAGTTGGTTAAAGTTTAATTTCTGGTGGTGTTGAAAAAAGTGTTGACGATAATGATAATTGGCTAGGTTAAACAAATTTTTCGACAAAAAAGCTTTGTGGTCAATTTCTGACCAGAGGGGATGGTTTTTTGTGATGATATGACGTTCAACCAGCTTCATATTTTGATTATACTGCTAGAAGGCTTTTCGGAAAACTACCATCGCCAAAACTTAGTCACTATTGGCATTTAGCTATAAAAATGAGGAATATTGAGCATAATTAGCTAGATTTTTAGGAACTGTATTTACCCCAATCAGTCGCTCAATTCTAAAGTGGCTTTCAGTTTTTTAAGATTTGACGGACTAATCAAACGTTGACCAGTTTCAATCATAGAAATCATTGACTGGCTAAGACCACTACGTTTCGCGAGTTGGCGAGTTGTCCAACCTTTAGATTTTCTAATTTCTTTAATCTGCTCACCCGTTAGCTCTGGTCGATCGCGTATTTCGGAAATTGGTTGGGGTTGTGCGTGTAGCAGGGAGGAAGCAGTATTAGGTAAAGAATTGGCTACGCTTGATAGTTGGCTATCAAAACGGCTGTTGCTGGTTAACTCATAGTTGGAAATTTCTTTGCTTATGCTAACACCAGCGTGTCCATCGTGGGAATGGAATTCATTAGGAGCCATAATCCAAACTCGACCTGCCAAAATTCGAGCAAAGTAACCACGAGGCCTACTTTTGTTACCTCTACCTGCCCAACAGGGCTGTATTTCACAAGGGTAAGTTTCTGGATCGAAGTGAAATAGCCAATCATTTTCAGCGATTGTCAATAAGTCTAACTCAAAATTATCTGCTAGCTGTTGGCGTAACTTCTTATTATCTGCTTTTCGGACTTCTAAAATCTGTTGTTTACCGTAAGCAACTTCCATTAAAGTCTGGCCTGTAATCGGATGTTGTTGCTCGAACTTCGTTTTGAACAATAACCATACCAACAAACGTGCTGCTCCAGGGCGATGCTGCCAAATTTGCATCACTTTTTGTAATAGATACTTAGAAAGCGTACCGCACTGATAATAAGCTTGTTTTTCTTTGGCCTCTTGTGCATTTAAAAAGTATTTAGCCCAGTAACCAGCCCTCACTCTAAAAGTTAAACCTATCAGCTCTCGATTGACAAACAAGTCTCCTTGATAATGGCGCTGGATTTCTACCATCTGCCAAAGCCGAGTTTCCGATACAGTGAAAGCTTTTATCTTGCCTTGTGCAGGCCAAGAAATAAAAGTTGTAATTTGGCAAGGTTGAGATGCCAGCTTTTCAATCAATGCCAGCTTTTCTGCTCTAGTTTTGTCTTTTCGTTTATTTAAACCCAGATAGTCCTCAATCTGTCGGTCATCAATAACAAACTCCTGTTCCCAAGGGCGCTCTAGTTTGGTGGCATGGCCTGCATAGATAAGGTGCATACAAGCAGCGCGAATATCGAACGTTTCAAGGGTTGCTAAAGCTGCCGTACCTGCTAAAGTAGCTGGATATTCATTACTGAGATCTGAAGGGTCTGTTACCCAGTAATGGATTTCTCCTTTGTTATTGATTGCCGAACGAATAAGGCACAATTTTCCTTCAGAATCCAAGTCCCAGACCAGATTCCCTCTTTGTGTAAGAATATCACTTGCTCCCCAAATTACCAGTGCTGATGCCATCCGATCCTTCTTTCCAGCTGGAAATAGAGATGGACTTGTTAATAATTTTGGCAAACCGTTATCCTTGCAATGTTTTTGTTCGCTCAATGTTCCTTCTGTAAACAACTCTAGCTGGGAGTTCGTATCAACTTGAGTTGGTATTTCATGTTGATAACGGTTTTCTGCAGGGCTGTTTTCAGTTTTAATTGTTGGATTAAAGTTTGAAGAAGTAGACACAGCTTGATAGTAGTTTTATTTTGACATATTTCCCTGCATGAACGGCAGGAAATTCTTGTTGATGGTTCACAGAAATGCACTTACTACCTCTGATTAGTAACTAGCAAAACTGTGTTAAGCCTCAATTAATTGGTAAGCGACGAGACATTTCCCAAAGGCAAGTACAATAATCTAGTCCTCAAAGGTTATGTACTCCCGCCGATAGAGACGCTTATCCCGTATCTGTTTTAAGGCTTAGCCTATTTCCCAAAACGTTTTTAGACGAGGTTCAACAGTAACTTCCAAGTTATTCAGTTTCTCTAGTTCAAGCCCTGTCAGTACATTATCTGTATCAGTACATTATCTGATTGAAGTTTCTGTACTAACTCAAGAGGCTCGCTAGAATAATCTGAGGATGGGTTAGGTAGATCTGGATGACCAATAGAGTCAGAAAATAACATTGAGCTATGAAAGTTTCTGCATTATGCTATGGTTAATATTGCAGAATGCAAATTTAATGGCAAGGGAGCTTAAAACTTCTTATCAATTTGCTTCTGTAGGCTAACTTTCTAATCGGTAGCGGTGCAAAACTTAAAATAGTGTATAACTGTATTTAATTGAAAGGTTAGACTTGTGACTGCTAGCTCTGTGTCTTCTCTTCTCCAAGATCGTCAAAAGCGGCTGACTCAGCTAATCGAGCAGCTGCTAAAAGAAGGTTGGACTCAAAGTAGTTTAGCCAACGCTTTTGGAGTAGATTTCTCAACCGTACATCGGTGGTTGAGAGGGAAAACCATTCCTGAGTTTGATTCTAAAAATTTTCGGCAACTGGCTCGCGTTAGTGGTGGCAACGCTGCAACACTGCAACTTTATTTAGATGGTGAAATTTCTTTGTTAGAATACCGTAATGGGTTCGAGAAGAAAACGTCAGAATTGAAAGACAATAATAAGAAATCGTCATCTGATGATATTAAAAGAGAAATATTAGCAAAAATTAAAGCCCTAGAACCAGCAGATATTGCGGATGTAATCTCTTTATCAGCAGCGTTTTTAGCTAACCAAGGTTGAAGGAAAAATCTTGATTAGAGTCGATGCCTAAATAATGGTTAGTTACCTGTCTTTTATAGATGTCTTAGTAAGACAGTACAGGTAAAGGTAACTAACCGAACCTACAAATAACTTTCATACTCTCTCTATCTATATATATGTCCTATCGAGACAGGTATCCAGGACAGTTTAGCTGAGACTTAATTGCGAAAACCACAAAGATGTCTTACCTACCTGTCTTAATAAGACAGGACAAGTATAAAAGCTTATTCGTTTGCCTGTCTTGTACACCTGTCTTAAAAAGACAGATAGTAGTTTACGATCAAAGAATTAAGTTGTACTATTAGGACAGGTGTCTAGTACAGGTATTAGACAAAAAAAGGAGGATGGGACTCCTCCAGTAAGAAAATAAAACAATCAATTAATTATGTCAGAATCAAAATACGACCAAGTTGTTGCGGCCTTTCGAGAATTGATGGAAGCGGGAGAGCAGCCTTCTCAGGAGAAGATCAGAGGTGTTGTCTTTGCCAAGACAGGAGCCAAAATGTCAAATGCCACCATCCAGAAACACCTCAAGACGTTCCGATCTGCAAATCCAGATGAATTTTTCAAGGGAACTAGCTCTGATGACGAGCCAATACCTCTAGAACACCAGGAGTTGATGCGACGGGTGTATCACAGCATTCGTCGTGCCACTGAACTAGTGTACAGTTCGGAAGCACAAGAGAAACTGGATGTGGAAACAGACATATTGCGAGAAAAGCTATCGGATACAGAAGCAGCCTTGCAAACAGCGAATGCCAAACTCAAAGGAATGGAACAAGCGTACCAGCATATTGTTGAGCAGATGCAGTTAGTGGTTCGCAATAATGCAATGCTGGTAAAAATGGGAGAAGGAGCGGAGATCAACAGTTGTTTAGTCCAGATAGATAGATTGCAAAATCAAATAGTTGAGTTAACTAAAGAAAAGCAGGCATCTGGTATCCGAATTTCGGAGCTTGAAAAACAATTAGATGATGCTGATGAATTGCGTCAGGAATTGAGTACGATTAAGGCTGTTCGAGATAAATTAAATATCCAGCTTACGCAAGTAGCCGATCGAAATACGGAACTTCTCGCTCGGTCGCAGCGGCTAGAAGCAGCTTTAGCTGCTAAGATAAGTGAAATCGATGCTTTGAAAGCGCAGATGATCGCCCAGCCGATTTTGCCAGAAGCACCAATATTTGAGATAGGAGAGGATAAAGAACAAGCGATCGCGCAGCTGACGGAACGCAACGCACAGTTGAGCGAACGAAATCAATTTTTAGAGCAGCAATTGGTGGATTTGTATCAGAGATATGGAGTTGCTCAACAGGAGTTAGCTAAACTGGGGCAAGGAAAAGAGTTGACGTCTGAGACGTCAATAGATAATCAACCAGATGTAGAGAAACCTGTCACACAAGAGGTGGATAATTTGCCAGCCAAACCAAGTCGCTCCACTAGAAATAGCAAATCTTCCAGACAGAAAAAAGCTTAAGTTTTGGTGCTAGCCTGTTAAGCTTTCTACCGACATTAAGGTAAATTTCTCCGTTGTGTAATTAATGGGAAAGTTTACCAAAGTGACTCTAAAGTAACTTCAGCTTTTTGGGCTTTTTGTAGCTGCTCACCCTCAGATACAGTCAAAAGAGAATTGCTAATTCTCTCCCTCAAATCCATAGCTTCATCCAACTCATTTGGAGCGATCGCAGTCGATCGCTCTATCAGTCTAGGACAAAGAAGAGAGTTTTTCCGCGATTAACTAATGCGAAGTACATTTGAGTTTGAGGGGCTTTAATATCAGCAGGAATTTCAGGAAATTTATCAACTATCAACTAATTAATCATTTTAGCAGAAAACATAGGTTTTATGGC
The Leptolyngbyaceae cyanobacterium DNA segment above includes these coding regions:
- a CDS encoding helix-turn-helix transcriptional regulator; the protein is MSTSSNFNPTIKTENSPAENRYQHEIPTQVDTNSQLELFTEGTLSEQKHCKDNGLPKLLTSPSLFPAGKKDRMASALVIWGASDILTQRGNLVWDLDSEGKLCLIRSAINNKGEIHYWVTDPSDLSNEYPATLAGTAALATLETFDIRAACMHLIYAGHATKLERPWEQEFVIDDRQIEDYLGLNKRKDKTRAEKLALIEKLASQPCQITTFISWPAQGKIKAFTVSETRLWQMVEIQRHYQGDLFVNRELIGLTFRVRAGYWAKYFLNAQEAKEKQAYYQCGTLSKYLLQKVMQIWQHRPGAARLLVWLLFKTKFEQQHPITGQTLMEVAYGKQQILEVRKADNKKLRQQLADNFELDLLTIAENDWLFHFDPETYPCEIQPCWAGRGNKSRPRGYFARILAGRVWIMAPNEFHSHDGHAGVSISKEISNYELTSNSRFDSQLSSVANSLPNTASSLLHAQPQPISEIRDRPELTGEQIKEIRKSKGWTTRQLAKRSGLSQSMISMIETGQRLISPSNLKKLKATLELSD
- a CDS encoding transposase; translated protein: MKLVERHIITKNHPLWSEIDHKAFLSKNLFNLANYHYRQHFFQHHQKLNFNQLYHLLSQTLDYKALPTKVSKQIIRRLDSAWTSYIQAVKAWQKHPEKFLGKPKIPGYKHKTKGRNILPYPHESISKKALKKGICQLSMSGIQIPTSADEIIEARIVPKSSCYVIEIVYEQVEETTNHQQIAGIDLGVNNLMAVTTNQKGVKPLLIKGRPLKAINTFYNKQRSCLQSHLKLQHNQTQSQRLKNLTHKRNCRVENYLHTASRRVIDWCRQHQIGIIVIGHNPAWKQSINLGQRNNQQFVNIPHYRLIEMLRYKAQLKGILVVITEEAYTSVASAIDGDELPKYGAKKPVFQGRRIARGLYKTANGRLLNADVNGSFNITRKVIPDVLDQGIKGLPFNPVVLDPLRMTGLSACE
- a CDS encoding DUF3854 domain-containing protein, producing the protein MESDHKSTCESLTPRHIEEISRRGLPLNWAVANCRSICAQEASSRLGYTAKSDGILLEGVGIQIQFKPDKPWRDDKTKKAPKYRSPLGDYDAILLHHPDDPRFWSDLEALKQKAYKIDGHPCLAITEGVFTGMAMNAAGIATVILLGVEMGLTSSKEDPQRKRYLVPTLEELAKVGFGFIFCFDADAATKPGVRWGQRKLAHQLKAFKVPLYNATGLWQCDDSYPNGNKGADDYIQNHGATKFILEVIGKCTPIGLWEKQFEEPSTVDWNEPQSYLGTIGYWKANKDGDVAWQPRCNFDFAIERELTSEEGGGFVLQLKPEWEQTQYRVLVKATDLASPDKFTIALSKALGFVVVVSLTKWELNTLIAAKQTVYRRHREGQIFRSIDRYGQQENGLWVFANTQFTPDGKPTTENDSSTVFDPALGKEDFIPCPTLADNSEIQGLKHLIEAARIVFGLDNINQFLLCCGWVIAGLHFQNILNKEGRFPILNAYGAIGTGKTVALEAALSLVGTNWASLGTISKVTISAVYEHLSKTGSLPVVWDDPPRNGDSARELDEFCKAMYNAKPRVVRGNRQTPHSPIGFTSNHMIGGEHDAAFTRFARVPFYPGGNAIAIPLLKEAMKLASGSFSTLIGIGYHPKEINAIGNEFLARLPLAHERIAWNLALIVYYAEKVIELVGGNEQPRTWVLENLTPIENDEENNGDPLADFIRCIQALEGKDEVGSWDKRLFTDEDGVRWVAIHPASVWSEVQKAFKPATYNQKSLKATLLRIGGVVDRSVRFYASRDEVLAYQRALLTSGCNSEGKLIKPNPPKKKMKKAWLIPLELFGIDPDIDPDDTDPPDYPPDNGPGDRPPSSGGDEYNNDGDDMPPDTQVVADTETDETILKLNSVSCSNHLIASVSASGSCSGNQETLKTNLASSSQDLVSTVSPTETPANQGFEPETPSVSLQFHPVSPVSQKNTGGWKPRILKSGMKSDTRNFSCSQSFLPNLQSIHSH
- a CDS encoding DNA-binding protein; this translates as MSESKYDQVVAAFRELMEAGEQPSQEKIRGVVFAKTGAKMSNATIQKHLKTFRSANPDEFFKGTSSDDEPIPLEHQELMRRVYHSIRRATELVYSSEAQEKLDVETDILREKLSDTEAALQTANAKLKGMEQAYQHIVEQMQLVVRNNAMLVKMGEGAEINSCLVQIDRLQNQIVELTKEKQASGIRISELEKQLDDADELRQELSTIKAVRDKLNIQLTQVADRNTELLARSQRLEAALAAKISEIDALKAQMIAQPILPEAPIFEIGEDKEQAIAQLTERNAQLSERNQFLEQQLVDLYQRYGVAQQELAKLGQGKELTSETSIDNQPDVEKPVTQEVDNLPAKPSRSTRNSKSSRQKKA
- a CDS encoding helix-turn-helix transcriptional regulator, producing the protein MTASSVSSLLQDRQKRLTQLIEQLLKEGWTQSSLANAFGVDFSTVHRWLRGKTIPEFDSKNFRQLARVSGGNAATLQLYLDGEISLLEYRNGFEKKTSELKDNNKKSSSDDIKREILAKIKALEPADIADVISLSAAFLANQG